A window of the Miscanthus floridulus cultivar M001 chromosome 14, ASM1932011v1, whole genome shotgun sequence genome harbors these coding sequences:
- the LOC136504878 gene encoding trimethyltridecatetraene synthase-like, translating to MPGGPFGQLFHFCPRSSQRSTPTVSMAVALVATCFVILVLSSVVWLRGRQKRLNLPPGPQGWPVIGSLGLLAGALPPHRALATLAARHGPLMHLRLGSFDTVVASSAQTARLVLKTHDLAFADRPPTAFGAILAYGCKGILQTPYGPYWRMARKLCATELLSPRRVDSFERMRAQETRALTRGLFESAGATVEVKEHVVNFTMRNILRMAVGDKWLGFYGSEEGEAFRRTLDEAFAVTGAVSNIGDWVPWLGQLDVQGFTRRMKRVHEQLDRFTEQILDEHEKRRRRCARDGGEFAATDLVDVLLQLAEEGGGPEEPEARLTRDGAKAFMLDIIAGGTDTVAITMEWALAELLRRPDAIAATTAEMDRVVGRGRWVTERDLPALPYLDAVVKETMRLHPVAPILVPRRAREDTVVGAYDIPAGARVLVNVWAVARDPASWPDAPEEFRPERFLAGGGARDVDVRGAHFELLPFGAGRRMCPAYNLAMKEVAAALANLVHGFTWRLPDGVAPEDLSMEEFFGLTTSMKVPLVAIAEPRLPEHLYADVD from the coding sequence ATGCCGGGTGGCCCGTTTGGCCAACTATTCCATTTCTGCCCGCGCAGCTCACAACGTAGCACACCAACAGTGTCAATGGCCGTGGCATTGGTGGCCACCTGCTTCGTCATCCTCGTGCTCAGCTCCGTTGTTTGGCTCCGCGGCCGTCAGAAGCGGCTGAACCTCCCACCAGGGCCGCAGGGATGGCCGGTGATCGGCAGCCTCGGCTTGCTGGCAGGCGCTCTCCCGCCGCACCGCGCACTGGCCACGCTCGCGGCGCGCCATGGCCCGCTCATGCATCTCCGGCTTGGCTCCTTCGACACCGTGGTGGCCTCCTCGGCGCAGACAGCACGGCTGGTCCTCAAGACCCATGACCTCGCCTTCGCCGACCGCCCGCCCACGGCCTTCGGCGCCATCCTTGCCTATGGCTGCAAGGGCATCCTGCAGACTCCCTACGGCCCCTACTGGCGCATGGCACGCAAGCTGTGCGCCACCGAGCTCTTGTCCCCACGCCGCGTCGACTCGTTCGAGCGCATGCGCGCACAAGAGACGCGCGCGCTGACTCGCGGCCTGTTCGAGTCCGCCGGCGCCACCGTCGAGGTGAAGGAGCACGTCGTGAACTTCACCATGCGGAACATCCTTCGCATGGCTGTCGGGGACAAGTGGTTGGGCTTCTACGGCAGTGAGGAAGGCGAGGCGTTTCGGCGCACCCTGGATGAGGCGTTCGCGGTGACCGGCGCCGTGAGTAACATCGGCGATTGGGTGCCGTGGCTGGGGCAGCTTGACGTGCAGGGCTTCACTCGTCGGATGAAGAGGGTGCACGAGCAGCTGGACCGGTTTACGGAGCAGATCCTCGACGAGCACGAGAAACGCCGGCGACGCTGTGCTAGAGACGGCGGCGAGTTCGCAGCGACAGACCTGGTGGACGTGCTTCTGCAGCTAGCCGAGGAGGGCGGCGGGCCGGAGGAACCGGAGGCCCGGCTCACGCGCGATGGTGCCAAGGCCTTCATGCTGGACATCATTGCCGGCGGCACGGACACCGTGGCGATTACGATGGAGTGGGCGTTGGCGGAGCTCCTCCGCCGCCCGGACGCCATCGCGGCCACCACCGCCgagatggaccgcgtggtgggcCGTGGTCGCTGGGTCACGGAGCGTGACCTGCCAGCGCTCCCCTACTTGGACGCCGTGGTGAAGGAGACGATGCGGCTCCACCCTGTAGCCCCTATCCTGGTCCCTCGCCGCGCCCGTGAGGACACGGTGGTCGGAGCCTACGACATCCCAGCCGGAGCACGCGTGCTGGTGAACGTGTGGGCCGTGGCGCGCGACCCGGCGTCGTGGCCTGACGCGCCCGAAGAATTTCGGCCGGAGCGATTCCTCGCCGGGGGTGGCGCCAGGGACGTGGACGTGCGCGGGGCGCACTTTGAGCTACTGCCATTTGGGGCCGGGCGGCGGATGTGCCCGGCCTACAACCTCGCGATgaaggaggtggcggcggccctgGCGAACCTAGTGCACGGGTTCACGTGGCGGCTGCCGGACGGGGTGGCGCCCGAGGACCTGAGCATGGAGGAATTCTTTGGGCTCACGACGAGCATGAAGGTGCCCCTCGTCGCCATCGCCGAGCCTAGGTTGCCGGAGCACCTCTACGCCGATGTGGACTAA